DNA from Triplophysa dalaica isolate WHDGS20190420 chromosome 9, ASM1584641v1, whole genome shotgun sequence:
TCGCAGTTCAGAGTGAACTTCAGAAGAAGAGAATACGGTGCGTGTATTTACTGCTATTTGCTATTCTGCATATGTGCAGTTCCTTCTTATAAAGGCAGTTTACATAATGTGAATCACGCTGGGGCAATACAGTACAGTTTCCCATCTACTGTAAAGTTTGTCTCATTAACACATTATACGGTTGTCGACCTGCGAATAATGTGCTTCACATCCATGAGGGCATACTTTAGAAGACGATCCTGATGCTATTTCCATttggatttaaaacatttaattctgtATGTGGCATTCGATGAACTCAACGTCTTGCACAGAAGTGATGGACAGCACTCGTATAAAGTGCTTATCAGAGTCTAtggcaaagaaagaaaaaaattccTTActgataaatattaaatatatatatatatatatatatatatatatatatatatatataaatatttacccagcagattgtgacatttattagaGGGATTTGTGCTTAGGATGTCTCTTTGAATAATAACATTTGTTAAACTTAATGTGAAAGGGATGATACAGATGTATTTATTAAGATAATACATTTGTGAAGACTAATAGAAAAGTGTAAAACAAAATTGATGCTAACCATACCTTTTTAGGTGGATTTCTAATTTTTCCATGTATTTGTTAACTTATATCTTTTGTGATGTCTTAAGAGCTGTCTAAAACCGACAGCACATCAATGTCTGCAAACGTCCGATTTGTGACacaatgactcatttgaacatttgatttattttgttgaaacaactCCTATATCAAACACTGAACTCAGGAGACTCACTGACTGAACCCAACAAATCAGTCACTCAAAACACATCAGAACACAAGCATGCTAAGACTATTTAACAAGAGTGGTTAGTAAGATTTagtatttaaagtttatttatgacaATGTGTAGTAAAGTAATAATTTAGTTCTGAGTCACTTTTAAGTTTTGAGCTAGCTAAttagatttaatttaatctGGTAAAAATAATGAAGGCCTGTGAAAAAGTACAGCTTTTTGCAAAGTGGTCAAAAAGGAGGATTGTGAAGAGTGACAGGTTatatttgtgtcatttcatAGCCAATATATAacttgaatataaaacaaaataataacaactgtataaaataacaaatagaaagtttctttgcatttattttggatttattgGGCACCACTATTTTAATAGACAGAGTGACATATAAACAGAAAGATTCATCAAGTGAGGTCATTATGACTACTATAAAAAGGGTTCGATCAAATTGTAAGCTAGTGCGACCAACTGAAAAAGGGGAACGGAGTCTAGAGCCCTGTTCACTCACTGTCATCATCACCCATTCTCTTTCATCCATTTCATCTTCTGCTAAATAAACTCTTACGCATCTTAAAAGTCCTAACAATTTCTGATGTTAAGAGCTCTTTTAAGCGTTAAGATGCTGTGtgaataacttttatttttactagGATCTTCTGGTCAATTCTAAGGTGAAATGTCTATATTGTCATGGTTATTGTCATTAGAGCTGGATTGTGACACATTACAGATGGACACAACACATGCGATGCCCTGAATttctcattgtttttttgtcttgtttaagATCTGACGAGTTtatgatgtgatgtttgtgtgtaagaCCCTCACATAAGTCACTAACATGGTGATGATGTTTTGCTGTTGTGTTGTAGAGGATGGAGAGAGAATATAACTGTCCGTGTGTGATGGGGAAACCAAAGGTGGCTTTCAGAGAAACTGTGACCAATGCTGTGACGTAAGtctaaaacacactttttttttgtctttgtgcgAGGTAATGTACATGAAATGAGCGAGTTGGAGGCGAGTGAAACCAAACAGACTCATCTGTGTAGGCATCTCTGAACCAGCCTTGATAAATGCTTCTTAAATAAAATAGTGGGCCTGTATTCACCAAACTTCTCAAGGCTAAAAGTAGCTCCTAACTTATCGATTTAGGGGAAACTCTTTAATATAATGGGCGTGTCAGTCCTAATTTTAGGACTCCTAAAGTATTTCACAAAGCATTTTAGCACTTAAACTAGCACCTAAATCTGTGAATGTTGGGAGTAGTGAAGAGGACTAAGACTAACTCACATCAACCCAAAAATGGCTGTTACACCGGCAGTCTGCCTTGAAACctaaacattttagaaaaattTCATAACATAACATCTGCTACCGGTTTGCCAGACAGGCAAGATGCTTACAATTAGCTGAACATATACTTTATTTgaacatattgtttatttgcaaaggCAGACAActcctttttattttacatttcaaaaatcAAGTATGTCTTTTGTTATCATGTGTttgtctttagtttttttattgttatttaataaaaaaactaactgCAGTATGATTGATTAATTAGTAacttaaactatttaaaaataagattaTAAAATATAGGCTatgactacatttttattttaagatcttaattaaattatgtcatttaaagaTGATACCCCATTCTATAACATTTCTCTGATTAAATGACGGACAGAGACCAATCCTCTATCAGCCAATCACTGTGGTCATAGTCAATAAGCTTGCTGAAATCATCCATAGCAACAAGGTCAACACCAGCCTTTCTCTGAGCTTAAGATGTGTTTCTGTTCCTAAGTAAAAGATACTCTCAGCAGCGCCATGAAGAGGTTTGAGGAAACTGTTCACTAAAATCTTTGACTGCTGTTAAGGGGAACTCTTAGTGCCAAGATAAATGTTTCGTGAATATGAGCCCcgaaaattaaaataagaatttacACAGGGCTCAAAAACAATGGTATAGGCACAGAAACTGGGTCATTAGATCATCAAGACATGAAAGATATTTATTTGCggtttctttttcaaatgttcAGCATGGGCCCAAAAGGATGAAGTATAAGGTAGAAGTAAAAAAAACCCAGAAGAATCCAGGTAACCATTAGACAATGGAGCTAAGTGcactgtcactttaaacagaAAGTGTTTACCTGAACAAATAACCACCTATGAAttaaaacacaagcacacactgATAAAGAGCACTCACACACAGCACTCTGAGGCCTGAACTCTTTATTGCTCCATGACCTTAGCACAcacagtgttttatatcagtttaAAGCGGATGATGATGACACGGGTTCAGTGCTCTTGGGCGGCATGGCGTGAGGGCATTTGGGCTGCAATTCAGTCTCCATCACTCTGACTCCTTCATTTGGAGACCATGACATCGACAGCTTCCAATGAATGATCTCCTGAAACACACGCACATCAGTCATGAAAGCCCGTTTCTTAAAACCACTAAATAAAACCCACACAAATGTGACGGAACAGATTAtgacgtcatacaggtttgtttCAGGCCGTCTGTGATGATGCATGTGTTACCTGTGAGGGCATGTCGTGAAGCAGAACGTGATATTTCAACATCAGCTGCTCCTCAAGGTTCGCCTGCAATACatcaggtcaaaggtcacgcGTGCCGATCAGTGTGCGCACCACCGTGCCGCATGTGGTGCAGCTCACCTGTTGTGCGACGCTGGCCACCTGTGCCATGTTGAACTCTGTGTTCTCGGTGGATTCTCTCAGCATGATGAAGGATGAGGCCACGCGTGCCAGATGCCAGAAGGGCTTCATCTCTTCAGTCATGTTACCGTAGCTgtctgaggagagagagaaatgcaTGTGAAGCTCACGGCGCTctatctgtgtgtgatgtgtttgggAATTAACTTGCCTGGAATGTTGTGTGCGGTGACGGCATGCTCGGCCTCGCTGTACTTGCGGTAGAAAGCTGTTTCTTCAGCTGTGCAGTTGATGTGCTGTAGAGCCTCACAGCTGCACTGAACCTCGGGTGGGGCGGCCTCATCTCGCCGTGGGAAGAAAACCTCGGCCGAACATCTGAAGGCCGCTGAACCCTGACATATTCAACAATACACGTGACCAGCAAAAGTTTGAATTCTTACTGTAGTAAAGCGCAGTCAAATAATTTCTACAGACTGTAGTGTTATTTCAGATTTATTCGTATTTTAAATTTTCTGTcgtttgatatatatttttacacatttatttaaattttctatGTATTTAAATTAGTTGAATAGTTGAAAAGCTCAAGTATATAAATGAACACAGTCTGGGTGTCACTCAGCTCTCTATACAGTAGGTGTGTGGTGTAACACATGACTGCTTAATataaaaactctttttctgtgaCATATCCATTGCATAACTTATCTGAACGCTACCTTTAGACGCTTACTAGACTGTTCTCTATCTACTAATATTTggtcatataaaaatattatacgCATCTTAACTTTCTTTCACAAACTGTCAGGATTTCCAGTTGTAAAGTGTCAATTTGTTTCAGAAGATGTTCACTGGAGGGGCGTttgcattattttaatgatgGATGTTTGTACTTTTTGGAgattttgtttcaaatatttgtttgcgCTCAAGTCAGTCGGTCACATACATCTGAGATAACAGGAGGGAGCGTAAATGTTGAGAgaattaattttgggtgaactgtcgctTTAAGAAGATTCAAACGGTGATGAAagtgcagaacacacaaacctcaCTGGCCCAGTCGACCACAGAGAAGTCCAGATAGTACTTCCTGCCTCCTCCTGCAACTTCCTGTTAGCAGAAAACTTTACTGAGCAGTACACAGTACAGTAAACTACACACTTCTGAGCTGCAGACACTGGCTTACAGTAAAGTAACGTTACACACTTGTTCGCACATGAAACTCACCTGCGCTCGAGCCTCGTGCACCTGCTGCAGTCCGAACACTTTGAAGGGCGAGCCATGTCGCGTGTTGATATAATGCAGGGCCACTTGAGCCGCACGACGGGCTGGGAAATGAGTGGGCACCAGATTCCCTGTGGACATTTCAGCTTCCGCCTGTGCGTGACAgataaaacacagaatacagacggatgagaaataaaatgatgttgctATTGACTTTGACCCGCTCTCTGAACGTGACATCACTGTATAAACAAACCCAGAAGGCGTTCGGTTCGACTTTTTGCGGCGCTGCGCTCAAAGATCGCCGTATGACATCATAGTATCGCGTGAGCACAGCCTTCCAAACGCTCACGCGATACTTGAATGTCACACTGTGACCGCAGCGCCGCATGACATCGACACTCCTCTTCACATGCTTCTTTTGCGCTCGTGATTTTCTACACTTCCCGTCCGCGCATCACCGCGCcctctcttaaagggacagcaaCGCTTTTCCTTTGAGCAGCTTACTTGCAACAGTTTGTTTTGGTACTTCACAACGCTTTCTGCTACCATGACTAATACCAAAAACGGAAAAGTTATAAAACAGTTCTCATATAGTATTTTAGCAGATATGACATTAACCTCCCTTACGAAAATCAACCATGGTTTTACTTTGGCCGAAGGAGAAAAATACCTGGTTTTGCCAATTGTAATAAAAATCCCAAAACATAGTCAAGTTACTGTACTTTTActataaaaacatggttaatcATCGCAAGGTGTATAaagtgcacgtgtgtgtgtctctgcaTGTCCAGTTTATATAGAGTAAAGGCTTTATTatcaattctgccacatgtacagtacatacatatagaggattgaaattgcgttactatcagacccatggtgcatacaaaataacacataacaaatatatgtattaaaaaatacagataaatacagattattatatacatgtataatacAACAATTTTTTGAAGGGATATTCGaaaaacatataatatacatatgaaTTACAATAGCTCTCTATCCTGCCTCATCAAAATATGAGGTGTATGgtgtacaatatatttttggctcAAAATTTTGTTTTGACTACAGCATGGCGAGGAATAGGAAAATTATTGTAATATACAAAAAGCATAGAAATACTATACAACAAGAAATAAACAGACCATTGGTCTGTTTGAaaactggattctgattggctggaagttGTGCATTaaatgggacagttcacccataaatgaataTTCCGTCATCATTCActctatgatagtcaatgggggttgCTTCAAATCGGTTTGCTTACTGACATTCtaacaaatatcttcttttgtgttttgcagaatgaaattgatacaggtttgaaacaacctttGGGGAattaaacgatgacagaattttttatttttgggtgaactgtccctttaatggaCGGGTAGTTCCATtcagtttgatcaatgtttgaaattaacTGACAGAAATCAATTCACCTGTCATTTTCCCGTCTGATCACAAATGACCCTGTAAATGTCAATAACAGCTTTCACTcctgcattaaaatcctttaacgcaaggctagctgtggattatcccttactgataatattattgttgttgttgcagGTTTGACTTCACACATAAGAAGCAGTCGGGTGGCTCCGGACAGTACGGCAAAGTGACGGGGGTTCTGGAACCGCTGGATACCGACACTAACACAAAACTGGAGTTTAAGGACCGGACCATTGGTACAAACATCCCCAAGCAGTTTATTCCCGCTGTGGAGAGGGTAAGAGCACATTGATACGCATGCTTGTGTGCTTGTGCCTGATGTCGCTCACGGTCTCTCTCTCCGgctgtgtttgtctgtcaggGGTTCAGAGAAGCCTGCGAGAAGGGTCCTTTGACGGCACACAAGATATCTGGAGTGCGCTTTGTGCTGGACGACGGCGCTCATCACATGGTGGATTCCAATGAAATCTCTTTCATTCGTGCAGGAGAGGGCGCTCTCAAACAGGGTatgaaaatatttcatcatctactcgccctcttgtcgtTTTAAACCGGtgttatttctttcttctgcagaacacaaaaggtaGGTAGGTAACCAAAGCAAAAACATTGAAGCTCATGCATTTCGCAAAATGTCTTAAGAAAgagtcatgtacaggttttaAAATATAAGAGTGGGAATAAAGGATgattaaactatccctttaagagagcAGATCACTATCCCCGTTTTTCTCCTCTCGCTTATTTTTTATGATATCTGTATCTTCAGCTATGGAGAAAGCCAATGTTGTTATTTTGGAGCCAGTGATGTCCGTGGAGATCGTTGCCCCTAATGAATTCCAGGGGTCAGTTATTGCCGGGGTCAATCGTCGTCATGGTGTCATTACAGGACAGGACGGAGCGGAGGGATACTTCACACTGTATGCTGATGTGAGTCACACCATTACATTTACTTCGACCATGTCAGAAGCGATGATGTACTTcagctaaaatctcagccagctaagTCACTTGCGCTCTCTAGAGCAGAAGTGATTTTTTACTGATAGGTTTAGCATGGAAACATTCATGTTTCATTGAAGCgacagcactacagctgagCATTGTTGAGCGCCTCTGTGCTCAAGCCTGaaggttttgttttatatttgtgaaTGCAGCTTCAAACGGATAGCTTGAAGCCCCTCTCCTTTTTGATTGTCGATGTATGACTTAATGTTTGGATCATTTGACTCACATCATTGACTGAAATCCGATGTGCATCATGAAGCGAACGAGCAAAAAACGGCATTGTTCACTAAAGATGCTATGTGCGTCGAAAGTATCAGAGTTGGCTGACTATTGAATGCAGAAGAGAGTGtgaatttaatggatttaagAGTACgctaaaataacacaaactaTTCTGATGTGCGTTTTAATGTATCACAGAGACTTGTTTTGGTAAGATTCATCAAGAGATGGCATTGTTGATATCAAAAGCACATATA
Protein-coding regions in this window:
- the lxn gene encoding latexin isoform X2; translation: MLILWISKMFSSALLVFSLVQLCPALPVSQKHLLSCCDSADPVDNCLYTTQSSEAEAEMSTGNLVPTHFPARRAAQVALHYINTRHGSPFKVFGLQQVHEARAQEVAGGGRKYYLDFSVVDWASEGSAAFRCSAEVFFPRRDEAAPPEVQCSCEALQHINCTAEETAFYRKYSEAEHAVTAHNIPGNYGNMTEEMKPFWHLARVASSFIMLRESTENTEFNMAQVASVAQQANLEEQLMLKYHVLLHDMPSQEIIHWKLSMSWSPNEGVRVMETELQPKCPHAMPPKSTEPVSSSSALN
- the lxn gene encoding latexin isoform X3, giving the protein MRRCGHSVTFKYRVSVWKAVLTRYYDVIRRSLSAAPQKVEPNAFWAEAEMSTGNLVPTHFPARRAAQVALHYINTRHGSPFKVFGLQQVHEARAQEVAGGGRKYYLDFSVVDWASEGSAAFRCSAEVFFPRRDEAAPPEVQCSCEALQHINCTAEETAFYRKYSEAEHAVTAHNIPDSYGNMTEEMKPFWHLARVASSFIMLRESTENTEFNMAQVASVAQQANLEEQLMLKYHVLLHDMPSQEIIHWKLSMSWSPNEGVRVMETELQPKCPHAMPPKSTEPVSSSSALN
- the lxn gene encoding latexin isoform X1 — encoded protein: MLILWISKMFSSALLVFSLVQLCPALPVSQKHLLSCCDSADPVDNCLYTTQSSEAEAEMSTGNLVPTHFPARRAAQVALHYINTRHGSPFKVFGLQQVHEARAQEVAGGGRKYYLDFSVVDWASEGSAAFRCSAEVFFPRRDEAAPPEVQCSCEALQHINCTAEETAFYRKYSEAEHAVTAHNIPDSYGNMTEEMKPFWHLARVASSFIMLRESTENTEFNMAQVASVAQQANLEEQLMLKYHVLLHDMPSQEIIHWKLSMSWSPNEGVRVMETELQPKCPHAMPPKSTEPVSSSSALN